In Peptococcus niger, the genomic window AAATACCGGGGGCTTTCCGGCGAAACCGCCGAGTACAGCGATGCCCAGGTGCGTCAGGCGATTGCCGCAGAGCTCTTGGATGTGGCCCAAACAGCCGTTTCGATGATGTATGTACTAGAAGACAATTATGACGTGGACATTGCGGAAGCCTTGGAAACGCACATTCAAAAATTATTGCGCAAGGGATATTTGCGCTTGGAAAAGGGGGAAAGCCTGTGACAAAACGATTGATGTTTGTTTTCGGCACTCGCCCGGAGGCCATTAAGATGGCACCGCTGATTAAAGCGTGTGAGGCGTCGCCCTTGTTTTCGCCGATTGTGGTGGTGACGGCCCAGCACCGGGAGATGCTGGATCAAGTGTTGGAACTTTTCCATATCACGCCCGACTATGATCTGAACATTATGCGGCCGGGGCAAACGCTTACCGATATTACATCGGCTGTTTTGCGCGGCCTGGAAGGGGTTATTGCCAAGGAAAAACCGGATATGGTCCTGGTTCACGGCGATACCACGACCACCTTTGCCGGGGCCTTGGCAGCCTATTATCAAGGGGCCCCGGTGGCCCATGTGGAAGCCGGTTTGCGCAGTGGCGATATGTACGCGCCCTTTCCGGAAGAAGGCAATCGCCGGCTGACGGCGGTTTTGTCGACGGTCCACCTGGCTCCCACGGTAAATGCCCGCAAGGCACTCATTCGAGAAGGCATTCCGGAGCGGGTTATTTATACTACCGGGAATACGGTGATTGATGCCTTAAACGCCACGCTGGAAAGGGACTATACCTTTAGCGAGGGGCCGGTGCGTGAGGCCCTGGCAAAAGAGGGCCGGAAACTCTTGCTGACGGCTCACCGTCGTGAAAACTTGGGCGAGCCGATGCTGCGGATTTTCGGCGCCTTGGCCCGCCTTTTAGAGGATTTCCCGGATACCCAGTTGTTCTTCCCGGTGCATAAAAATCCTAAGGTTCGTGAAGCGGCGCAAAAGGTTCTTGGCGGTCATGACCGGGTTGTCTTTATGGAACCCTTGGATTATGAGCCCTTTGTTCATTTAATGAATGCAATGGACTTGATTTTAACCGATTCCGGCGGTCTCCAGGAAGAAGCGCCGTCATTGGGTAAGCCGGTGCTCGTTTTGCGCAATACCACTGAGCGTCCGGAGGCCGTTGAGGCGGGCACCGTCCGCCTGGTCGGCACCCATGAAGCGCCGATTTATGCAGCGGCCGCAGAATTATTAAGCAATCCGGCGGCTTATGCGGAAATGAGACATGCGGTGAACCCCTACGGAGATGGGGCTGCCTGTGCGCGCATCTTGAGTGCGCTGGCGCATCATTTCAACCTGGGAGACCGGCCGGAAGATTGGCAGTAGCGCTTTCGTCCTGTTGTTTACACAGAAACAGGGCTTTTGATATAATGGCAGGTATTAGCAGGAGGGTGTCATGACCAACGGAACATGGCGGCCTAAGTTGCCGCGCCGTCCGGGATCGGATGCGGTTTGGGTACGCGCCTTTAATGTGGCGCTGTCCTTCGGCGTAACGTTGGGTGCTTCCCTTTTTATTATGTGGCACATCGGACAATGGCTGGATGACAAATTCGGGACCTATTTCGTCTTTACCTTTATTGGTGTGGTGATGGCGATTATAACGGGTTTTCGCTTTCTCTTGCGCGAGTTGGCGCATTTTGAGCAGGCGGCCGAGGCCAAAAAATCTACCGATCGGCTGGATGAGAAGGGAGACGGTGACGAATGACATCAGGAGCGGCGGTAGCACTGGGGCTTTTCTTGGGGCTTTTGGCGTCGGCGGTTAAAATCTTTTTTACCGAGCGCTATTTTTTCAAAAAACCGGGAGCCTTAAATGTTGCGCCGGTATTGATTATCCGAGGCGTATTGGATATTGGCGTTCTCTATGCAATGCATTTTCAACTGCCGGCCATGGTGGCGGCGGCCATCGGGCTGACGGTTGATCCGATTTACTTTATAACGTATATTTGGCGCAAAAAGGGGTGAAATTATGTTCTTAGCAAAGCCGGCCTATGCCGGTGAGGAAATGGGCGCACCCCAGATTCTTGCCGGCAATGATCAATGGTTTATCTCCAGCGACATGGTCACCATGTGGGTTATCATGGTGCTTTTAGCTCTTGTCTGTATCATCGGGACGCGGCATATGCGCAAACATCCAAGCGGGCTGCAAAATTTTTTGGAGACCGTCGTGGAATTGTTGCACGGCATGGTGGTCGATATTATGGGCGAGAAAAGGGCAAAACGCTATGGGCCTTTCCTCATGACGTTTTTCCTGATGATTTTATGCTCTAACTATATCGGGCTCTTGCCGCTGTCCGGAATGCACCTTCCGGGCTACGTCGCACCAACAGCCAACTTATCGGTTACCGCAGGCTTGGCCCTTATTGTCATCGTTGGTTATTTCATCATTGGCTTTATGGATGGGCGCATGGCGTTTATCAAGCATTACTTTTTAACGCCGATGCTGCCGATGAACTTGTTGGATACCATCACAAGGCCCTTGTCGCTGGCGCTGCGTCTTTACGGCAACATCTTCGGTGAAGAAATGATCCTCGGCGTGTTGTTCGGCATTTTGCCGTTTTTCCTACCGCTGCCGATGTATGCTTTATCGGTGATGTTTGGCGCCATTCAAGCCTATGTCTTTACGTTGCTGGCTTGTATTTACTGGGAAGAAGCATCTAATGTAGAAGGGCACTAATTGCCGTTCATTCGTTTATCAAACATTTTAAAGGAGGATTTCTTACATGGAAATGACAATGGGTTTAATTGCAATCGGTATGGGCTTGGCCATTGGGCTGGGCGCTTTGGGTGTCGGTATCGGGCAGGGGATTGCCACCGGGCACGCAACTGAAGCTATGGCACGTCAACCGGAATTGGTCGGCACCATTCGGACAACGTTCATTATCGGTTTGGCCTTCATGGAAGCAGCTGTCATTTACGCCTTGCTGATCGCCTTCATGCTCTTCGGTAAAATCGGTTAACGGGACCATTGCTGACGGTTTAAAAAAATCAGAAAGGAGGGTCTTCGTTGGAACTATCCTTACCGCAAATTATTGCCGCTATCGTCAACTTCTTTGTGCTCTTGGTCATTTTAAAAGTGTTTCTTTACAAGCCGGTCTTCGGTATGTTGGAAGCACGTAAAGAGGAAATCGACCAAAATCTCAGCGAAGCGGAGCGCGCGCGTCAGGAAGCCGAAGAACTGAAACAAAAGTATGAAGTTGAGCTGAAAGAAGCCAATACAAAAGCACAGGCCATTATCAACGAGGCCACCGAACTGGGCGAGAAAAATCGCGCAGGCTTGATTGCAGAGGCTCGGACTGAGATTTTACGGTTGAACGAACGGGCCAAAGCAGACATTGCCCGGGAAACGGAACAAGCTGCTTTACGCTTGCGGGCCGACGTGGCCAATATTGCCATTGATGCGGCGGAAAGCGTCCTCAGACGTGAGGTCAGCCAAGCGGAACATCAGGCCCTTTTGGACAGCTTTATCGCAGAGGAAATTGAGACGGGGATAGCCAAATGAGAGATATGAAGCTCGCCAAACGCTACGCCCAAGCGCTCATGTCCCTTTCGGACAAAGCGGAAGAACGGGAAGCCGTTGCCCAGGATTTTGAATTGGTTATCGATACCTTTCATAAAAACGAAGAATTGAGCGCCGTCTATACCGGGGTTCAGTTCTCCAACGTGGATAAAAAAGCCGTGGTGCGCAAGATCTTTGATGATACGATCAGCACGGAAATGCTTCATTTTCTACTGCTCTTGGTTGATAAATCCCGCACCGCTTATATTTTTGACATTTATGCAGCCTTTCAGCAACTCATGGATGAGATGCGGGGCATTGTGGATATGACGCTGGAAACCGCCTTTGCCTTGGATGATGCTTCCTTTGAACGTGTTCGGGAGCACTTGTCTCAAGCCAGCGGTAAAAACGTCCGCCTGAGTGTGACGGTGAACCCGGAGCTTATTTGCGGGGTCAAAGTCCGCTATGGTGACTATATTATCGACAGCTCTGTAAAGGCAAGACTGGAAGCCTTGCGTGCAACGATGGTGCAAGGCCATAAACAAACGGAGGTGAGGGACAATTGAGCATCAGACCAGATGAAATCAGTGCGATCTTAAAAGAACAAATCCGCCACTACGATCAGGCTGTTGAAACCTCCGAAGTGGGTACTGTTATAGAGGTCGGGGACGGGATTGCCCGTGTACACGGCCTGTCAAACGCTATGGTCAACGAGCTCCTTGAATTTCCCGGCGGCGTGCAAGGCATGGCGCAAAACTTGGAAGAAGATAACATTGGTTGTATTATTTTAGGGAAATTTGACCACATCAAAGACGGCGACCCGGTTAAACGCACCGGTCGCATCGTGGAAGTTCCGGTGGGCGAAGCCCTGATCGGGCGTGTGGTCAATGCCATCGGTGAACCGATTGATGGCAAGGGCGATATTGAAACGGACCGGACCCGTCCGGTGGAAAATGTGGCCTCCGGCGTTATTACCCGCCAGGAAGTTAATCAACCGCTGCAAACCGGTTTAAAGGCCATCGATTCCCTGGTGCCGATTGGGCGCGGGCAGCGTGAACTTATCATTGGGGACCGTCAAACCGGCAAGACAGCGATTGCCATTGACGCTATTATTAATCAGCGGGGACAAGATGTTATCTGCATTTATGTGGCCATCGGTCAAAAAGCGTCTACGGTTGCCAATGTGGTCAGCCAGCTTGAAAGCTTTGGGGCCATGGATTACACCATCGTTGTTGCCGCTACTGCCGCTGAACCGGCACCGATGCTCTACTTGGCCCCCTATGCCGGGGCTGCCATGGGCGAAGAATTTATGTTTAATGGCAAAGACGTCTTGATCGTTTATGACGATTTGTCCAAGCAAGCGGTGGCCTATCGTGAAATATCGCTGCTCTTGCGCCGTCCGCCGGGACGTGAAGCCTACCCCGGGGATGTTTTTTACCTGCATTCACGCCTTTTGGAGCGGGCTGCAAAACTGGAAGATAAGTACGGCGGCGGCTCAATGACCGCCTTGCCGATTATTGAAACTCAGGCCTCAGACGTTTCCGCTTATATTCCGACCAACGTAATCTCCATTACCGACGGTCAGATTTTCTTGGAAACAGACTTATTTTACGCCGGTATCCGTCCGGCCATTAACGCCGGTATTTCCGTATCCCGTGTCGGCGGTTCGGCACAGATCAAGGCCATGAAAAAAATCGCCGGGAACTTGCGGATCGACTTGGCGCAATACAATGAATTAAAGGCCTTTGCGCAATTCGGCAGCGATTTGGATGCGTCCACCAAAGCCACCCTGGCCCGCGGGGAACGCATTACCGAATTGCTCAAACAAAAGCAGTACAGCCCCATGGCAGTCGAAGACCAGGTTGTGGCCATCTATGCCGTTAGCCGTGGTCATGTCGATGACATTCCCGTGGATGAATTGGCGCGCTTTGAACATGAGCTCTTGGGCTATATGAAGGGCGGAAAATACGCCGATAGCGTTTTAAAAGTGATTCGTGAAACAGGGAAGCTGCCGGAAGAGGCAGAGGCTGCTTTAAAAGAAGCCATCGAAACCTTTAAAGAAGGCTTTTCCGTTTAGAAAGGAGGCAGAACATGGCGAAAACCAGAGAGATAAAACGGCGGATGCAAAGCGTTACCAATACCCGTCAGATCACCTCCGCCATGAAAATGGTTTCTGCTTCTAAATTGCGCCGGGCGCAAGGCTTTGTGGGCGCAGGAGAACAGTATCGTGACAAATTGAAGCAAGTCATCGGGGAAGTGGCGCATGTTGGCGGGATGAGTTTTGACAGCCTGCTCTTAAAAGCGCGCCCGGTGAAACGCGCCGGATTTATGGTCTTTGCCTCAAATAAGGGCTTGGCCGGTGGATACAACAGCAGCTTGCTGAATTTTGCCTTGGCTGAAGTGCAAAAAGTTGAAGCAGAAGGCATTGATATCGGCATTATGGCCGTTGGTCGCAAAGCTGCCGATTTTTTCAAAAAGCGGGGCTATCAGGTGGACCTGGCCGCCCTGGATACAGTCGATATCCCTGAAATGAGCGACTCAGAAGCCCTGGCGCGGTACATTACCAGTGCTTATACATCCGAGCAATACGATCAAGTCACGGTCATTTATCAAAAATTCAAATCGGCCATGAGCCAAACCCCTGTGGCGGTACCTATATTGCCGTTTCAGACAAAAGAAGTGGAAGAGGATGAAGAAAGCAAAACTTTCCACGATGACTATATCTTTGAACCCAATGCCGCCGAAATTCTGGAAGCGCTGCTGCCGCTTTATTTATCCAATCAGCTTTATGCCGCATTGGTTGATGCAAAAGTCGGCGAACACGGGGCGCGCATGACAGCCATGACAGCCGCCACCGATAACGCCACAGACCTTTTGGCCACACTGGAAATTTCCTTTAACCGAGCGCGTCAAACGGCAATTACAAACGAGATTACGGAAATTGTTGCCGGCGCCGATGCCCTGGGTTAAGAGTAAGGAGGAGGCAATTTGAATCAAGGAACCATTATAAAAGTCGTCGGCCCGGTCGTCGACGTTGAATTTCCCTCCGGACTGCTGCCGAACATCAACAACGCTCTGCATATTTCCTCCGATGAGCAGCCTGAAGATAAAAAAACCGGGCATGATTTTAAGGTCGTCCTGGAAGTCGCAGAGCACTTGGGCGGCAATATCGTCCGTGCCATTGCCATGAGCTCCACCGACGGCCTCATGCGGGGCATGGTCGTCACCGACCAGGAAAGCCCCATTACCGTGCCGGTTGGGGATGCGACCCTGGGCCGCCTGATGAACGTCGTCGGCGATCCGATTGACGAAGCCGGCGAGGTGCCCTCAGAGACCCGCTGGCCCATTCACCGGAGCGCACCGACCTACGTTCAGCAAAACCCGTCCAAA contains:
- a CDS encoding MazG-like family protein — protein: MDQKVIALPKLNGLNPTLESTALKLMEETGELAQAIGKYRGLSGETAEYSDAQVRQAIAAELLDVAQTAVSMMYVLEDNYDVDIAEALETHIQKLLRKGYLRLEKGESL
- the wecB gene encoding non-hydrolyzing UDP-N-acetylglucosamine 2-epimerase; this encodes MFVFGTRPEAIKMAPLIKACEASPLFSPIVVVTAQHREMLDQVLELFHITPDYDLNIMRPGQTLTDITSAVLRGLEGVIAKEKPDMVLVHGDTTTTFAGALAAYYQGAPVAHVEAGLRSGDMYAPFPEEGNRRLTAVLSTVHLAPTVNARKALIREGIPERVIYTTGNTVIDALNATLERDYTFSEGPVREALAKEGRKLLLTAHRRENLGEPMLRIFGALARLLEDFPDTQLFFPVHKNPKVREAAQKVLGGHDRVVFMEPLDYEPFVHLMNAMDLILTDSGGLQEEAPSLGKPVLVLRNTTERPEAVEAGTVRLVGTHEAPIYAAAAELLSNPAAYAEMRHAVNPYGDGAACARILSALAHHFNLGDRPEDWQ
- a CDS encoding AtpZ/AtpI family protein, whose product is MTNGTWRPKLPRRPGSDAVWVRAFNVALSFGVTLGASLFIMWHIGQWLDDKFGTYFVFTFIGVVMAIITGFRFLLRELAHFEQAAEAKKSTDRLDEKGDGDE
- the atpB gene encoding F0F1 ATP synthase subunit A — its product is MFLAKPAYAGEEMGAPQILAGNDQWFISSDMVTMWVIMVLLALVCIIGTRHMRKHPSGLQNFLETVVELLHGMVVDIMGEKRAKRYGPFLMTFFLMILCSNYIGLLPLSGMHLPGYVAPTANLSVTAGLALIVIVGYFIIGFMDGRMAFIKHYFLTPMLPMNLLDTITRPLSLALRLYGNIFGEEMILGVLFGILPFFLPLPMYALSVMFGAIQAYVFTLLACIYWEEASNVEGH
- the atpE gene encoding ATP synthase F0 subunit C — encoded protein: MEMTMGLIAIGMGLAIGLGALGVGIGQGIATGHATEAMARQPELVGTIRTTFIIGLAFMEAAVIYALLIAFMLFGKIG
- the atpF gene encoding F0F1 ATP synthase subunit B, giving the protein MELSLPQIIAAIVNFFVLLVILKVFLYKPVFGMLEARKEEIDQNLSEAERARQEAEELKQKYEVELKEANTKAQAIINEATELGEKNRAGLIAEARTEILRLNERAKADIARETEQAALRLRADVANIAIDAAESVLRREVSQAEHQALLDSFIAEEIETGIAK
- the atpH gene encoding ATP synthase F1 subunit delta, which encodes MRDMKLAKRYAQALMSLSDKAEEREAVAQDFELVIDTFHKNEELSAVYTGVQFSNVDKKAVVRKIFDDTISTEMLHFLLLLVDKSRTAYIFDIYAAFQQLMDEMRGIVDMTLETAFALDDASFERVREHLSQASGKNVRLSVTVNPELICGVKVRYGDYIIDSSVKARLEALRATMVQGHKQTEVRDN
- the atpA gene encoding F0F1 ATP synthase subunit alpha, whose product is MSIRPDEISAILKEQIRHYDQAVETSEVGTVIEVGDGIARVHGLSNAMVNELLEFPGGVQGMAQNLEEDNIGCIILGKFDHIKDGDPVKRTGRIVEVPVGEALIGRVVNAIGEPIDGKGDIETDRTRPVENVASGVITRQEVNQPLQTGLKAIDSLVPIGRGQRELIIGDRQTGKTAIAIDAIINQRGQDVICIYVAIGQKASTVANVVSQLESFGAMDYTIVVAATAAEPAPMLYLAPYAGAAMGEEFMFNGKDVLIVYDDLSKQAVAYREISLLLRRPPGREAYPGDVFYLHSRLLERAAKLEDKYGGGSMTALPIIETQASDVSAYIPTNVISITDGQIFLETDLFYAGIRPAINAGISVSRVGGSAQIKAMKKIAGNLRIDLAQYNELKAFAQFGSDLDASTKATLARGERITELLKQKQYSPMAVEDQVVAIYAVSRGHVDDIPVDELARFEHELLGYMKGGKYADSVLKVIRETGKLPEEAEAALKEAIETFKEGFSV
- the atpG gene encoding ATP synthase F1 subunit gamma, which encodes MAKTREIKRRMQSVTNTRQITSAMKMVSASKLRRAQGFVGAGEQYRDKLKQVIGEVAHVGGMSFDSLLLKARPVKRAGFMVFASNKGLAGGYNSSLLNFALAEVQKVEAEGIDIGIMAVGRKAADFFKKRGYQVDLAALDTVDIPEMSDSEALARYITSAYTSEQYDQVTVIYQKFKSAMSQTPVAVPILPFQTKEVEEDEESKTFHDDYIFEPNAAEILEALLPLYLSNQLYAALVDAKVGEHGARMTAMTAATDNATDLLATLEISFNRARQTAITNEITEIVAGADALG